A window from Pyrococcus kukulkanii encodes these proteins:
- the uppS gene encoding polyprenyl diphosphate synthase, which translates to MIYRIISHVPPILFKPAYDLYERYLFEKVKSGNLPKHVAIIMDGNRRWARKHEKPPWYGHFFGSKKLEEIVEWCHELGIRILTVYAFSTENFKRSKEEVNKLMQLFEEKFKELVKDKRVHEYGIRVNVIGRKELLPENVREAAEEAERVTRKYNNLILNVALAYGGRSEIVDAVKKIVKDVMNGKLDIQDINEELLKKYLYIPNMPDPDIVIRTGGEVRISNFLLYQIAYSELFFVDVYFPEFRKIDFLRIIREYQKRERRFGR; encoded by the coding sequence ATGATTTACAGGATTATATCTCACGTCCCTCCCATACTTTTTAAGCCGGCGTACGATCTTTATGAGAGATACCTATTTGAAAAAGTTAAAAGTGGGAACTTGCCAAAGCACGTAGCTATTATTATGGACGGAAACAGGAGATGGGCAAGGAAGCATGAGAAGCCACCTTGGTACGGGCATTTTTTTGGATCTAAAAAGCTTGAAGAGATAGTGGAGTGGTGTCATGAGCTTGGTATAAGAATTTTAACAGTTTATGCTTTCTCAACTGAAAACTTTAAGCGATCAAAGGAAGAAGTTAATAAGCTAATGCAACTCTTTGAAGAAAAGTTCAAGGAGCTTGTTAAGGATAAGAGAGTTCATGAGTATGGGATAAGGGTTAACGTTATTGGCAGAAAGGAGCTCCTGCCAGAGAACGTTAGAGAAGCCGCTGAGGAAGCGGAGAGGGTGACAAGAAAATATAACAACCTTATTCTTAACGTAGCCCTGGCCTATGGAGGAAGAAGTGAAATTGTTGACGCCGTTAAGAAAATTGTAAAAGACGTAATGAATGGAAAGCTTGATATCCAAGATATTAACGAAGAATTGCTCAAAAAGTACCTTTATATCCCTAATATGCCAGATCCAGATATAGTAATAAGGACTGGAGGTGAAGTCAGGATAAGCAACTTTCTTCTGTACCAAATAGCTTATAGCGAGTTGTTCTTCGTTGATGTGTACTTCCCAGAATTCAGGAAAATAGACTTCCTTAGAATAATCCGAGAATACCAAAAAAGAGAGAGAAGGTTTGGTCGCTAG
- a CDS encoding cation:proton antiporter, with protein MEAATWILFTLGVAVMLAKIGDSIVERFGLPGVLGELLMGMLLGNLVYFGIVSEKYLPITMGSSEVIDFLAKLGIIFLLFLGALDTDIKQLKKTGVTATVSTLLGVFVPLVMGYYALRWMGYDYREAFAGGVLLTATSIGLTVRVMMDLGVLRSEVGAASLSASVMDDFLGIALIIFAVGSGSLLGLGVKIVLFFMITGVLGWYFIDYYVKFAEKLRVEKGILGMIVGMMFLFAALAEGWFAAAIEGAFMMGLILSKLPEGKRIMEEIKSIGYGFLIPIFFVHTGAMLNLKVFGNVDALKLAFVLSAIAIIGKIAGRGFGAWITAWGRGKSFLLTRENFKMSLQMGIGSIPRTEVALVDLMVAIHAGAISPDDAPKFIAATLIFITVSVIVTPPLLKWAFREEVEKQKRAKMEIRKERIERKKRAR; from the coding sequence ATGGAAGCAGCAACGTGGATCCTCTTCACACTCGGAGTAGCTGTGATGCTGGCAAAGATCGGAGATTCAATAGTTGAGAGGTTTGGACTTCCTGGGGTATTGGGCGAGCTTTTAATGGGTATGCTCTTAGGTAATCTTGTTTACTTTGGCATTGTGAGTGAGAAGTACCTTCCGATAACAATGGGATCTAGTGAAGTTATAGACTTCCTGGCAAAGCTTGGAATAATATTTCTCCTATTCTTGGGAGCCCTTGATACTGATATTAAGCAATTGAAAAAAACTGGGGTTACAGCAACTGTTTCTACTCTTCTTGGAGTTTTTGTCCCTCTTGTAATGGGATACTACGCTTTAAGGTGGATGGGATATGACTATAGGGAGGCCTTTGCTGGTGGTGTTCTGTTAACCGCGACGAGCATAGGTTTAACCGTTAGGGTAATGATGGATCTCGGTGTTCTAAGGAGTGAAGTTGGAGCAGCATCACTAAGCGCAAGTGTTATGGATGACTTTCTTGGGATTGCCTTGATAATATTTGCAGTTGGGAGTGGCTCCCTTTTAGGTTTGGGTGTTAAAATAGTGTTATTTTTCATGATCACTGGGGTGCTAGGATGGTACTTCATAGACTATTATGTTAAATTTGCTGAAAAATTACGAGTAGAGAAGGGCATCCTTGGGATGATTGTGGGTATGATGTTTTTATTCGCGGCTTTAGCAGAAGGATGGTTTGCTGCTGCAATAGAGGGAGCCTTTATGATGGGTTTAATTCTTTCGAAGTTGCCAGAAGGTAAGAGAATAATGGAAGAGATAAAAAGTATCGGATATGGGTTTTTGATCCCAATATTCTTCGTGCACACAGGTGCAATGCTCAATCTAAAAGTATTTGGAAATGTCGATGCCCTTAAGCTCGCTTTTGTATTAAGTGCTATTGCAATAATAGGAAAAATTGCTGGAAGAGGATTTGGGGCTTGGATAACTGCCTGGGGTCGAGGGAAAAGCTTTCTCTTAACTCGTGAAAACTTTAAAATGTCCCTTCAAATGGGTATTGGATCAATTCCTAGAACTGAGGTTGCCTTAGTAGATTTAATGGTTGCGATCCATGCTGGGGCAATTTCACCTGATGATGCTCCAAAGTTCATTGCGGCAACCTTAATATTTATTACTGTCTCAGTGATTGTGACACCCCCCTTATTAAAGTGGGCATTTAGAGAAGAAGTTGAGAAACAAAAACGGGCTAAAATGGAGATTAGAAAAGAAAGAATAGAAAGGAAAAAGAGAGCCCGATGA
- a CDS encoding BlaI/MecI/CopY family transcriptional regulator: protein MEPREFKLNQKGIKAVLPSLEAEIMEYMWEVREATAGEVYDYLKKKYPELRRSTVSILMNRLCEKGLLKRRMERGRGGIRYIYSVTTTREEFERKIVEKIIESLIANFREATYAYLSKIKK from the coding sequence ATGGAACCTAGAGAATTTAAACTAAACCAGAAAGGAATAAAAGCAGTTCTTCCCTCACTAGAAGCTGAGATAATGGAATACATGTGGGAGGTACGAGAAGCAACAGCCGGAGAAGTTTATGACTATTTAAAGAAAAAATATCCCGAGCTAAGAAGGTCTACGGTCAGCATTTTAATGAACAGATTATGTGAAAAAGGCCTATTAAAAAGGAGAATGGAAAGAGGCAGAGGGGGAATACGATATATATATAGCGTGACAACAACTAGGGAGGAATTCGAAAGGAAAATTGTTGAGAAAATAATAGAATCACTAATAGCAAACTTTAGGGAAGCCACGTATGCATATCTTTCAAAAATTAAGAAGTGA
- a CDS encoding M48 family metallopeptidase, with protein MLYLIFLLQVIMTVISLKKIGLFLSLGVLIWLYLTYKLSLRLKLPKDRYSKIQWEDMPWLYDGIARMANRARIPMPTIYVEDSPIPTAYSFKNSIVLSAGLFEVLSEDEILAVAAHEIGHIKNADTVLFPISKYGQYGIGVLSAAVIMFGSSFYAKLISLITFFAYLLSLHKFLRKREFMADNVAIRIAEVPYALKNALEELKYYEAMINSKDIPLPTIQPQINRKKDEGLNIATLISTHPTYEERIARIMAIVDMYNRIFEFN; from the coding sequence ATGCTATACCTGATATTCCTGCTTCAAGTCATAATGACAGTAATATCACTCAAAAAAATTGGGTTATTTTTGTCTCTTGGTGTGCTAATTTGGTTGTATTTAACTTATAAGCTATCCTTAAGATTAAAACTTCCAAAAGATAGGTATTCAAAAATCCAGTGGGAGGATATGCCCTGGCTTTATGACGGGATAGCAAGGATGGCGAATAGGGCTAGGATCCCAATGCCAACTATCTACGTGGAAGACTCCCCAATACCAACTGCATACTCATTCAAGAACTCAATAGTTCTCTCAGCTGGGCTGTTTGAAGTTCTAAGTGAGGATGAGATACTAGCTGTTGCAGCACATGAGATAGGCCACATTAAGAATGCCGATACAGTATTATTTCCAATCTCTAAATATGGACAATATGGAATAGGAGTACTATCAGCCGCAGTAATTATGTTTGGATCCTCATTCTATGCAAAACTAATAAGCTTGATAACGTTTTTTGCTTATTTACTATCACTCCACAAGTTCTTAAGGAAAAGAGAATTCATGGCCGATAATGTTGCAATAAGGATAGCTGAGGTTCCATATGCCCTGAAAAATGCACTTGAGGAACTTAAATACTATGAAGCAATGATAAATTCAAAGGATATTCCTCTACCAACCATACAACCACAAATAAACAGAAAAAAGGATGAAGGGCTTAATATAGCTACATTAATTAGCACACATCCGACATATGAAGAAAGGATAGCAAGAATAATGGCAATTGTAGATATGTACAATAGGATATTCGAGTTCAATTAA
- a CDS encoding CBS domain-containing protein, producing the protein MDLERALNAFHSMKVSQITPPLAQMPIVEENSPIIDIMKILRTRHHVWVVNNKEDMKLVGVVRYLDVIDILLPPKRARLGMISSLFKSIMGGAEKAGDIMERNVLTIEEDATVLEALEKMKRYRVGILALVDYEGRLKGEISLRLLITEFLRLIRVGGEEWKQQRGSSSHSE; encoded by the coding sequence ATGGATCTTGAGAGGGCTTTAAATGCTTTTCACTCTATGAAGGTAAGCCAGATAACTCCTCCCCTAGCGCAGATGCCAATTGTTGAAGAGAATTCACCGATAATTGACATAATGAAGATACTCAGAACGAGGCATCATGTGTGGGTGGTAAACAATAAGGAAGATATGAAGCTGGTTGGTGTTGTTAGGTATCTTGATGTGATTGATATTCTGCTTCCCCCCAAGAGGGCAAGGCTGGGCATGATAAGCTCACTTTTTAAGTCAATAATGGGAGGCGCTGAGAAAGCCGGAGATATTATGGAAAGGAACGTTTTAACTATTGAAGAAGATGCTACGGTGCTTGAGGCTCTTGAAAAAATGAAAAGGTATAGAGTTGGCATATTGGCCCTAGTTGATTATGAAGGCAGATTAAAAGGAGAGATAAGTCTTAGGCTTTTAATAACGGAATTTCTTAGGTTAATAAGGGTGGGGGGTGAAGAATGGAAGCAGCAACGTGGATCCTCTTCACACTCGGAGTAG
- a CDS encoding glycosyltransferase family 2 protein gives MFKGFKITVVIPAYNEGKRIGSVLSKIPDFVDEVIVVDDGSEDNTSEIARSFGANVIRLERNSGKGAALREGIKRTSGDIIVLMDADGQHNPKEIPKLLEPIVQGNADFVIGKRIVKKGKRPLIRKLSNWITSTLISLKVGERIEDSQSGFRAVKKEFIPKITSDRYEVETEILIKAKKLGARIVEVPISTRYDVETGHFKLIDIVRFLQTLIKS, from the coding sequence ATGTTTAAGGGCTTCAAGATTACCGTAGTCATTCCAGCCTATAATGAAGGGAAAAGAATAGGGAGTGTTCTTTCGAAAATTCCAGATTTCGTAGATGAAGTAATTGTTGTAGATGATGGATCAGAAGATAATACCTCAGAAATCGCCAGATCGTTCGGGGCAAATGTTATCCGACTAGAAAGGAATTCGGGAAAAGGTGCTGCCTTAAGAGAGGGCATAAAGAGAACAAGTGGGGATATAATAGTCCTCATGGATGCAGATGGTCAGCATAATCCAAAGGAAATACCGAAGCTTCTAGAACCAATTGTTCAAGGGAACGCTGACTTCGTCATTGGAAAGAGGATAGTAAAAAAAGGAAAAAGACCACTTATAAGAAAACTAAGCAACTGGATAACTTCAACTCTCATATCCTTAAAGGTGGGAGAAAGGATAGAGGACTCCCAAAGCGGATTTAGGGCAGTAAAGAAGGAGTTCATCCCCAAAATTACAAGCGATAGGTATGAAGTTGAAACTGAAATCCTAATAAAAGCTAAGAAGTTGGGAGCTAGGATTGTTGAAGTTCCCATATCAACTAGATATGATGTCGAAACCGGGCACTTCAAACTCATTGATATCGTGAGATTCTTGCAGACACTAATTAAATCCTAA
- the gdhA gene encoding glutamate dehydrogenase produces the protein MVEQDPYEIVIKQLERAAQYMEISEEALEFLKRPQRIVEVSIPVEMDDGTVKVFTGFRVQHNWARGPTKGGIRWHPEETLSTVKALAAWMTWKTAVMDLPYGGGKGGIIVDPKKLSDREKERLARGYIRAIYDVISPYEDIPAPDVYTNPQIMAWMMDEYETISRRKTPAFGIITGKPLSIGGSLGRIEATARGASYTIREAAKVLGWDDLKGKTIAIQGYGNAGYYLAKIMSEDFGMKVVAVSDSKGGIYNPDGLNADEVLKWKKEHGSVKDFPGATNITNEELLELEVDVLAPAAIEEVITKKNADNIKAKIVAEVANGPVTPEADEILFEKGVLQIPDFLCNAGGVTVSYFEWVQNITGYYWTIEEVRERLDKKMTKAFYDVYNTAKEKNIHMRDAAYVVAVQRVYQAMLDRGWVKH, from the coding sequence ATGGTTGAGCAAGACCCTTATGAGATTGTTATTAAGCAACTTGAGAGGGCTGCTCAGTATATGGAGATAAGTGAGGAGGCCCTTGAGTTCTTGAAGAGGCCCCAGAGGATTGTTGAGGTCTCAATTCCGGTAGAGATGGATGATGGTACTGTCAAAGTATTCACAGGATTTAGAGTCCAGCACAACTGGGCTAGAGGTCCAACCAAGGGCGGAATTAGGTGGCACCCAGAGGAGACCCTCAGTACAGTTAAGGCTCTCGCTGCTTGGATGACTTGGAAGACTGCTGTTATGGACCTCCCATATGGTGGAGGTAAGGGTGGAATTATAGTTGATCCCAAGAAGCTCTCAGACAGGGAGAAGGAGAGGCTCGCTAGGGGATACATAAGGGCAATTTACGATGTCATAAGCCCATACGAGGACATTCCAGCTCCTGACGTTTACACTAACCCACAGATCATGGCATGGATGATGGACGAGTACGAGACCATAAGCAGGAGGAAGACTCCCGCATTCGGTATCATAACAGGAAAGCCACTCAGCATTGGAGGTTCACTTGGTAGAATTGAGGCTACAGCAAGAGGTGCCTCATACACCATAAGAGAGGCTGCAAAGGTTCTCGGTTGGGATGACCTTAAGGGCAAGACAATCGCAATCCAGGGTTACGGTAACGCGGGTTACTACCTCGCCAAGATAATGAGCGAAGACTTTGGAATGAAGGTCGTTGCAGTTAGCGACAGCAAGGGTGGAATTTACAACCCCGATGGCCTCAACGCTGACGAAGTTCTCAAGTGGAAGAAGGAGCACGGTAGCGTTAAGGACTTCCCAGGAGCAACCAACATAACCAATGAGGAGCTTCTCGAGCTTGAGGTCGACGTACTAGCTCCAGCCGCAATTGAAGAAGTTATAACTAAGAAGAACGCCGACAACATAAAGGCCAAGATCGTCGCTGAGGTTGCAAACGGTCCAGTCACACCAGAGGCTGATGAGATCCTCTTCGAGAAGGGAGTCCTCCAGATACCTGACTTCCTCTGTAACGCAGGTGGAGTTACAGTCAGTTACTTCGAGTGGGTTCAGAACATAACTGGCTACTACTGGACAATAGAGGAAGTCAGGGAGAGGCTTGACAAGAAGATGACCAAGGCATTCTACGATGTCTACAACACTGCAAAAGAGAAGAACATCCACATGAGAGACGCAGCTTACGTTGTTGCAGTCCAGAGAGTCTACCAGGCAATGCTTGACCGCGGTTGGGTTAAGCACTGA
- a CDS encoding gamma carbonic anhydrase family protein has translation MVVYELNGKRPKIHPTAFVDENAVVIGDVVLEEKTSIWPSAVLRGDIEQIYIGKYSNVQDNVSIHTSHGLPTEVGEYVTIGHNAVVHGAKVGNYVIIGMGAVILDGAKIGDHVIIGAGALVPPNKEIPDYSLVIGIPGKVVRQLSEEEIEWTKKNAEIYMELAEKHMRGRKKI, from the coding sequence ATGGTGGTATATGAGCTTAATGGGAAGAGACCTAAAATTCATCCAACGGCATTCGTTGACGAGAATGCCGTTGTAATTGGAGATGTGGTTCTTGAGGAGAAAACCAGCATTTGGCCATCGGCTGTTCTGAGGGGAGATATAGAGCAGATATATATTGGAAAGTACTCAAACGTTCAAGATAACGTTAGCATTCACACTTCTCATGGTTTGCCAACTGAGGTTGGTGAGTACGTTACAATAGGTCACAATGCTGTTGTTCACGGTGCCAAAGTTGGCAACTATGTTATAATAGGGATGGGGGCGGTAATATTAGATGGGGCAAAGATAGGGGACCATGTAATAATCGGTGCTGGAGCTCTTGTGCCCCCAAATAAGGAGATTCCTGATTACAGCCTCGTTATAGGTATCCCAGGGAAGGTAGTTAGGCAGTTGAGTGAGGAAGAGATCGAGTGGACTAAGAAGAATGCTGAAATTTATATGGAGCTTGCTGAGAAACACATGAGGGGGAGAAAGAAAATATGA
- a CDS encoding deoxycytidylate deaminase, with product MTTEIFLDKEKAEKIKKIRPTKDEYFMLIAKLVSLRATCPRLRVGAVAVKDGYILATGYNGAPRNMDHCIDVGCILVDGHCHRAVHAEQNVIAMAARKGISLEGATLYVTHFPCDTCFKLLINAGIKEIVYEEMYPNKVTEMLLKEAQEKGIIKIRQFKLSKERVRQFLEELFPEFCGGYKEKGED from the coding sequence ATGACAACAGAGATATTCTTAGACAAAGAAAAAGCAGAAAAAATTAAGAAAATTCGACCAACAAAAGATGAATACTTTATGCTTATAGCAAAGCTTGTTTCCTTGAGAGCCACTTGCCCAAGATTAAGAGTAGGGGCAGTAGCAGTAAAAGATGGATATATCCTTGCAACTGGGTACAATGGGGCTCCAAGGAATATGGATCATTGTATAGATGTAGGGTGTATTTTAGTTGATGGCCACTGCCATAGGGCAGTTCATGCAGAACAGAATGTAATAGCAATGGCCGCAAGAAAAGGGATAAGCCTTGAAGGAGCAACACTATATGTGACTCACTTTCCCTGTGACACTTGCTTCAAGCTCCTTATAAACGCTGGAATAAAAGAGATAGTATACGAGGAGATGTATCCTAACAAAGTAACAGAAATGCTACTAAAAGAGGCCCAAGAAAAAGGAATTATAAAGATAAGACAGTTTAAACTGTCAAAAGAGAGAGTGAGGCAGTTCTTAGAAGAACTTTTTCCAGAATTTTGTGGAGGTTACAAGGAAAAAGGCGAGGACTAG
- a CDS encoding glycosyltransferase family 2 protein, protein MRLEKVRCEESLTSFLTTLGIDIEDGENLPFVGEYFVEFKGVKYEGKSLDELENIIMNLLGTYVVVPAYNEEKTIGKVLDELLEVFPPDRIIVVNDGSSDRTEKIAKSKGVNVITHLINRGLGGALGTGIAYALKKNARIIVTFDADGQHLVEDALRVMKPVVEEKADLAIGSRLKGDISQMPLIKRIGNFGLNVITAFFAMKYISDTQSGLRAISAKCAEKIRITCDRYAVSSEIIVKASKNKCRIVEVPIKAIYTEYSMKKGTNIMEGIKIALNLLLDAFRR, encoded by the coding sequence GTGAGGCTGGAAAAGGTAAGATGTGAGGAAAGCTTAACTAGCTTTCTCACTACCTTAGGGATAGACATCGAAGATGGAGAAAACTTACCTTTCGTTGGTGAATACTTCGTAGAGTTCAAAGGAGTCAAGTACGAAGGAAAATCCTTAGATGAGTTAGAGAACATAATTATGAACCTTTTAGGCACTTACGTTGTTGTTCCAGCTTATAATGAAGAGAAAACAATTGGAAAAGTCCTCGACGAACTTCTCGAAGTGTTCCCACCAGACAGGATAATAGTGGTTAATGACGGGAGTTCAGATAGAACAGAAAAAATAGCAAAGTCTAAGGGCGTTAACGTTATTACCCACTTAATAAACAGGGGACTTGGTGGAGCCCTTGGAACTGGTATAGCCTATGCATTAAAAAAGAACGCAAGGATAATTGTAACGTTTGATGCTGATGGGCAACACTTAGTTGAAGACGCACTGAGAGTCATGAAGCCGGTAGTGGAAGAAAAAGCCGATCTCGCAATAGGAAGTAGGTTGAAAGGTGACATATCCCAAATGCCCCTAATTAAGAGGATAGGCAATTTTGGTTTAAATGTAATCACTGCATTCTTTGCCATGAAATACATTTCGGATACCCAAAGTGGATTAAGGGCAATTTCTGCAAAGTGTGCAGAGAAGATTAGGATTACATGTGATAGGTACGCTGTGTCAAGCGAGATAATAGTTAAGGCCTCTAAGAATAAATGTAGGATAGTGGAAGTGCCAATAAAGGCCATATATACCGAATACTCAATGAAGAAAGGAACTAACATCATGGAAGGTATAAAGATTGCCCTTAACTTACTCTTAGACGCGTTTAGGAGGTGA
- a CDS encoding DUF2304 domain-containing protein, giving the protein MYTIQYIALFAILGLIIYVFLKFRNQKLELSDFIAWELFLVILLIVSLAPVEISMKIKRILGLGRGLDALFVSMIGLAYLLMFKLYLDIDRIEREITDLNREIGIKLKEIEDLLKRKP; this is encoded by the coding sequence GTGTATACGATTCAATACATAGCGTTATTTGCTATACTTGGACTAATAATTTACGTATTTCTCAAATTTAGAAACCAAAAGTTGGAATTATCTGACTTTATAGCTTGGGAATTATTTCTTGTGATATTGTTGATAGTATCCCTGGCGCCAGTGGAAATATCTATGAAAATAAAAAGGATATTAGGCCTTGGCAGAGGGCTGGATGCATTATTTGTTTCAATGATAGGACTTGCGTACCTTTTAATGTTCAAACTGTACCTTGACATAGACAGAATAGAAAGAGAGATAACAGATCTCAACAGAGAAATTGGAATAAAACTGAAAGAGATAGAGGATCTATTGAAGCGAAAACCTTAA
- a CDS encoding MoaD/ThiS family protein: MIIKLMGLFSHLAGAKEVEIKVDGKRRVGDVLREVIPRFDEVKEKIIIINGKVATEDAEVSDCDVVKVMPVLSGG; the protein is encoded by the coding sequence GTGATTATAAAGCTTATGGGTTTATTTTCCCACTTAGCTGGAGCCAAGGAGGTTGAAATAAAGGTTGATGGAAAGAGAAGGGTAGGGGACGTCCTTAGGGAAGTTATACCTAGGTTTGACGAGGTAAAGGAGAAGATAATAATTATTAATGGAAAAGTAGCAACTGAAGACGCTGAGGTTAGTGATTGTGATGTTGTTAAGGTTATGCCAGTGCTTAGTGGGGGGTAA
- the lrpA gene encoding HTH-type transcriptional regulator LrpA has product MIDDRDKIILDILVKDARTPFTEIAKRLGISETAVRKRVKALEEKGIIEGYTIRLNPKKLGYSLVTITGVDTKPEKLFEVAEKLKEFDFVRELYLSSGDHMIMAVIWARDGEDLADIISNKIGKIEGVTKVCPAIILERLK; this is encoded by the coding sequence ATGATAGATGATAGGGATAAGATAATACTAGATATATTGGTAAAAGACGCGAGAACGCCGTTCACGGAGATAGCTAAAAGGCTGGGCATCAGTGAGACCGCGGTGAGGAAGAGAGTTAAAGCCCTGGAAGAAAAAGGGATAATAGAGGGGTATACAATAAGGCTTAACCCCAAGAAACTTGGGTACTCCTTAGTGACTATCACTGGGGTCGATACTAAGCCGGAGAAACTCTTCGAGGTAGCAGAAAAGCTAAAGGAATTTGACTTCGTAAGGGAACTTTACCTTTCCAGCGGAGATCACATGATAATGGCAGTTATATGGGCAAGGGACGGAGAGGATCTTGCTGATATAATCTCAAACAAAATAGGGAAGATCGAAGGGGTAACGAAAGTTTGTCCAGCAATAATCCTTGAAAGGCTAAAGTAG
- a CDS encoding AMP phosphorylase, producing MRAKVRILGVKTGGFTIFINPKDAQEWKIHPNDLIRIESGKKSIYGSAAISDFVEAGEIGLSKDILESHQFSEGETVALSPAGTPESVRYIKKKMKGEKLRKVEIETIVKDIVDRKLRNTEISAFVTALEINGLDMDEIAALTIAMAETGDMLDIDRKPIMDVHSIGGVPGNKTNVIVVPIVAAAGLTIPKTSSRAITSAAGTADVVEVLTNVTLGLDEIKRIVEKIGACLVWGGALNLAPADDLTIHVERRLSLDPRGLMLASIMSKKYAIGSQYVLIDIPTGKGVKVETMEEARSLAKDFIELGKRLGQYVEVAITYGGQPIGHTIGPALEAKEALQTLMTGKGPGSLVEKAIGLAGILLEMGGVAAKGMGRKVAREILESGKAYQKMREIIEEQGGNPDIKPEDIPIGDKTYTIHAQSNGYVTAIDNKAITAIAREAGAPEDKGAGIMLHVKVGEKVKEGDPLFTIHAESEGKLDKAIILARRLEPIRIEGMVLQVVGNL from the coding sequence ATGAGGGCCAAAGTTAGGATTCTCGGAGTAAAGACAGGAGGATTTACTATTTTCATAAATCCCAAAGATGCCCAAGAGTGGAAGATACACCCAAATGACTTAATCAGAATTGAAAGTGGAAAAAAATCTATATATGGAAGCGCCGCGATAAGCGATTTTGTTGAAGCAGGTGAAATAGGACTATCTAAGGATATCCTAGAGAGCCACCAATTTTCTGAGGGAGAAACTGTGGCCCTATCACCAGCAGGCACCCCTGAGAGCGTTAGATACATAAAGAAAAAAATGAAGGGAGAGAAACTTAGAAAAGTCGAAATAGAAACTATAGTCAAAGATATAGTAGACAGAAAACTCAGAAATACTGAAATAAGTGCTTTTGTAACTGCACTTGAAATAAACGGGTTAGACATGGATGAGATTGCAGCACTAACCATAGCAATGGCGGAAACTGGTGATATGCTTGACATTGACAGGAAACCGATTATGGATGTCCACAGCATAGGCGGTGTGCCAGGTAACAAAACAAACGTCATTGTTGTCCCAATAGTGGCAGCAGCTGGATTAACAATACCAAAAACAAGCTCAAGAGCAATCACAAGCGCTGCTGGAACTGCAGATGTTGTTGAGGTATTAACAAATGTGACGTTAGGTCTAGATGAAATAAAAAGGATAGTAGAGAAGATAGGAGCATGCTTAGTGTGGGGCGGAGCACTCAACTTAGCACCTGCTGATGACTTAACTATCCACGTTGAAAGAAGACTTAGTCTAGATCCAAGGGGATTAATGCTTGCCAGTATAATGTCCAAGAAGTACGCAATAGGAAGCCAGTACGTACTTATTGATATCCCCACAGGAAAGGGCGTGAAAGTTGAGACAATGGAAGAAGCGAGATCCCTTGCAAAAGACTTTATCGAACTAGGTAAAAGGCTAGGGCAGTATGTGGAGGTTGCAATTACCTATGGCGGGCAACCAATAGGTCACACAATTGGACCAGCCTTAGAAGCAAAGGAAGCCTTACAAACCCTAATGACAGGAAAAGGACCAGGAAGCCTAGTCGAAAAGGCCATTGGATTAGCAGGGATTTTGCTGGAGATGGGGGGAGTAGCGGCAAAAGGCATGGGAAGAAAAGTTGCGAGAGAAATTCTGGAGAGCGGAAAGGCTTATCAGAAGATGAGAGAAATCATAGAGGAGCAAGGTGGAAATCCAGACATAAAACCAGAGGACATTCCAATAGGAGACAAAACATACACCATTCACGCCCAATCAAATGGATATGTAACGGCAATAGACAACAAGGCAATAACTGCCATAGCAAGGGAAGCCGGAGCTCCTGAAGATAAAGGTGCAGGAATCATGCTACATGTCAAAGTTGGAGAAAAAGTGAAGGAGGGTGATCCCCTTTTCACAATCCATGCCGAGAGTGAGGGGAAGTTAGACAAAGCGATAATTCTCGCCAGACGTCTTGAGCCTATAAGAATAGAGGGGATGGTACTTCAAGTTGTTGGTAATCTTTAG